The genomic stretch GGACGTCGCCAAGCAGGTGTTATATTTACACCTAGCAGCAACCGCAAGGTTGTCTGTGATTTACTTTGCACCTTGAAAACTGGATAACGAAAGAAAAGAATTGCTGAAACATCCTTTAAGCTACATTAATTAATTGTTAGTGAAGGTTGTTCGAGATTGCTGCGACATCTTTTCGTTTTATTCCAACCGCTATCCTGTTTAGGGAAATCAGTGGAATGAAATGAAAACGGCGCACAAGCCGAATCAACCGGAACGATAGGTTAAGCTAGTAAGAGCGCACGGAGGATGCCTAGGCACCAGGAGCCGAAGAAGGACGTGGCGAACAACGATACCGCCCCGGGGAGCCGTAAGCAGGCATTGATCCGAGGATTTCCGAATGGGGAAACCCAGCTGCCGTAATGGGCAGTTACTTTCAACTGAATACATAGGTTGGATAGAGGCATACCAGGGGAACTGAAACATCTAAGTACCCTGAGGAAGAGAAAACAATAGTGATTCCGTCAGTAGCGGCGAGCGAACGCGGATTAGCCCAAACCAAGGAGCTTGCTCCTTGGGGTTGTAGGACGTCTCACATGGAGTTACAAAGGTGTTTGGTAGGCGAAGAGGTCTGGAAAGGCCCGCCAGAGCAGGTAAAAGCCCTGTAACCGAAAGCAAGCACTCTCCGAGACGGATCCTGAGTACGGCGGGACACGAGAAACCCCGTCGGAATCCGGCAGGACCATCTGCCAAGGCTAAATACTCCCTGGTGACCGATAGTGAAGCAGTACCGTGAGGGAAAGGTGAAAAGCACCGCGGAAGCGGAGTGAAAAAGAACCTGAAACCGTGCGCTTACAAAAAGTCAGAGCCCGTTAAATGGGTGATGGCGTGCCTTTTGTAGAATGAACCGGCGAGTTACGATCACGTGCAAGGTTAAGTCGGGAAGACGGAGCCGTAGCGAAAGCGAGTCTGAATAGGGCGAATAAGTACGTGGTCGTAGACCCGAAACCGTGTGATCTACCCCTGTCCAGGGTGAAGGTGCGGTAACACGCACTGGAGGCCCGAACCCACGCACGTTGAAAAGTGCGGGGATGAGGTGGGGGTAGCGGAGAAATTCCAATCGAACTCGGAGATAGCTGGTTCTCCCCGAAATAGCTTTAGGGCTAGCCTCGAGGAATGAGCGTCGTGGAGGTAGAGCACTGATTGGGTGCGGGGCCCGCCAAGGGTTACCAAGTCCAGTCAAACTCCGAATGCCATAGACGTGCTACTCGGGAGTCAGACAGTGAGTGCTAAGATCCATTGTCAAGAGGGAAACAGCCCAGATCATCAGCTAAGGTCCCCAAGTGTGTGTTAAGTGGGAAAGGATGTGGAGTTGCAAAGACAACCAGGATGTTGGCTTAGAAGCAGCCATCATTTAAAGAGTGCGTAATAGCTCACTGGTCGAGTGACTCTGCGCCGAAAATGTAACGGGGCTAAACACACCACCGAAGCTATGACATGTACCTTAGGGTACTTGGGTAGGGGAGCGTTGAATACGGATTGAAGTTGGACCGTGAGGACTGGTGGACTGTATTCAAGTGAGAATGCCGGTATGAGTAACGAAAAGACAAGTGAGAATCTTGTCCGCCGAAAGCCTAAGGGTTCCTGAGGAAGGCTCGTCCTCTCAGGGTAAGTCGGGACCTAACGCGAGGCCGAAAGGCGTAGTGGATGGACAACAGGTTGAAATTCCTGTACCACCGAAGATTGTTTGAGCAATGGGGTGACACAGAAGGGCAGTGACGCGGACTGATGGAATAGTCCGTCTAAGCAGTGAGGCTAGTGTGTAGGCAAATCCGCACACTATAAGGCTGGGCTGTGATGGGGAGCGAAAATTACAGTAGCGAAGGTCATGTACTCCGGCTGTCAAGAAAAGCCTCTAGTGAGATCTAGGTGCCCGTACCGCAAACCGACACAGGTAGGCGAGCAGAGTATGCTAAGGCGCGCGGAAGAACTCTCGTTAAGGAACTCGGCAAAATGACCTCGTAACTTCGGGAGAAGAGGTGCCTCGGTAGGGTTTATAGCCCGAGGGGGCCGCAGTGAAAAGGCCCAAGCGACTGTTTAGCAAAAACACAGGTCTGTGCGAAGCCGTAAGGCGAAGTATACGGGCTGACGCCTGCCCGGTGCTGGAAGGTTAAGGGGAGCGGTTAGGGGTAACCCGAAGCTGTGAACCGAAGCCCCAGTAAACGGCGGCCGTAACTATAACGGTCCTAAGGTAGCGAAATTCCTTGTCAGGTAAATTCTGACCCGCACGAATGGCGTAACGACTTGGGCGCTGTCTCAACGAGAGATCCGGTGAAATTTTAATACCTGTGAAGATGCAGGTTACCCGCGACAAGACGGAAAGACCCCATGGAGCTTTACTGTAACTTGATATTGAACTTTGGTACGATCTGTACAGGATAGGTGGGAGCCTACGAAGCATGAGCGCCAGCTTGTGTGGAGGCACCGTTGGGATACCACCCTGATCGTATCGGAGTTCTAACCTAGAACCGTGAAACCGGTTCGGGGACCGTGTCAGGTGGACAGTTTGACTGGGGCGGTCGCCTCCTAAAATGTAACGGAGGCGCCCAAAGGTTCCCTCAGAATGGTTGGAAATCATTCGCAGAGTGCAAAGGCATAAGGGAGCTTGACTGCGAGACCTACAAGTCGAGCAGGGACGAAAGTCGGGCTTAGTGATCCGGTGGTACCGAATGGAAGGGCCATCGCTCAACGGATAAAAGCTACCCTGGGGATAACAGGCTTATCTCCCCCAAGAGTCCACATCGACGGGGAGGTTTGGCACCTCGATGTCGGCTCATCGCATCCTGGGGCTGAAGTAGGTCCCAAGGGTTGGGCTGTTCGCCCATTAAAGCGGTACGCGAGCTGGGTTCAGAACGTCGTGAGACAGTTCGGTCCCTATCTGTCGCGGGCGCAGGAAATTTGAGAGGAGCTGTCCTTAGTACGAGAGGACCGGGATGGACGTACCGCTGGTGTACCAGTTGTTCCGCCAGGAGCACCGCTGGGTAGCCAAGTACGGACGGGATAAGCGCTGAAAGCATCTAAGCGCGAAGCCCCCCTCAAGATGAGATTTCCCAGTATGTAAGACCCCTTGAAGACGACGAGGTTGATAGGTTCGGGGTGGAAGCACAGCAATGTGTGTAGCTGACGAATACTAATCGGTCGAGGGCTTATCCTAAACACGTTTACTGTGACCCATACATCCGGTAGACAGCAGCATAAAGGTTCAGCAAACCTATCTTTCGTATCCAGTTTTCAATGTGCAAATGTTTCACTTGTACTAAAGTGAAGCAAGTCTGTATATGTGGATTTTTATGTTCCCATGGAGGATTAGCTCAGCTGGGAGAGCATCTGCCTTACAAGCAGAGGGTCGGCGGTTCGATCCCGTCATCCTCCACCACTACTATGAGTCATTAGCTCAGTTGGTAGAGCACCTGACTTTTAATCAGGGTGTCGTAGGTTCGAATCCTACATGACTCACCATTTTTTCTTACTTGCGCGTGTGGCGGAATTGGCAGACGCACCAGACTTAGGATCTGGCGTTTCACGACGTGGGGGTTCAAGTCCCTCCACGCGCATTAAATGAACACAAAGAAAGCTCTTTAGATCATAACCTTGATCTAAAGAGCTTTTTGCGTTGTTTACTCGTCCTAATATCTGAGTCTTATGGTAAGCTTAATAAATCAATGATACTGAACGGGAATTTTGATGCCGATGGAAGAGCTCACTGCAGAAAGGAAGTTGAGTAATGCATAACGCTAACCCTACACGTCTACTGGAGAAGTTATTTTTCACTTCTATACGAAGTTATCACTATCGTTGTGAAGCCAAACCTATTTTAATACAGAGAACTCTGCATACCTACGCGTTATGCAGCATAACAAGCGGTAAAGGTATTCTTGTCATTAACGGTGCTATTTTTCCAGCAGCCAAGGGCGATTTATTTATTTTGCAGCCAGATATGATTATTGAAGGAAAGTCTAATAATGATAGTCCAGTTCAGTATTCATTAATTTTATTTACAGGCGTTCAATTGATCAAGAATGATGCAGGCTGGATGACCAAGCGACCTGATTTTATACTTAAGGGCAAGCTCGGAGTGTCTGGTCAATCTCCTCAGATCAAGGGCCTTATAGAGCAATTGCTTAATAGGAAAGCAAGTTCACTGCTGCCCGATCGTCACTCAAAGAGAATGATACTTTCGGATTTGCTTCATGAAGTCATGAACATTGAGAACTCGCAGACCGATAATTATACTCCAGTAGGAATGGAGCGAACGATTGCGTACATGAATGAGCATTATATCCAGGATATCAAAATAGAGCAGCTAGCCCAAATGGCAGGCTTCAGCATGAATCATTTTACGCGAACCTTCAAGCAGCAAATGAATATGACTCCGACAGAATATCTTGTTAAGCAGCGGATGGCCAAAGCAAAGCAATTGCTGTTCTCGTCTAAAAAAGCAAAAGAGGTAGCTGAGCAAGTAGGCTATAAGGATGAGCACTATTTTAGCAGAGTGTTTAAGAAGGCTGAGGGTGTTCCACCTACATTATACATAAAAAACAAATGCCATCGCATTGCAGCCCTTTACTACGGGCTTGATGATCATTTGCTTACGCTGGGCTTAAGGCCGGTAGCTGCTTTATCTTACGCGGAGAGAGTTTCCTCTTCTTACCCTGAAATAGAGCTTAGTGAATATACGCAAGAAGGACTTGCGCTCGACAGCCGCAAATCGAACTACGACATATTGCTGAGAACAAAGCCCGATATTATGATTACGAGTGATCGTTTGATTCAGGATGAAGCTTTAAATCAAATCGCGCCTACTGCAGTTCTGACACATTCAAATCATTATGGGACGATGCTGGAGCATATGGCAAAAATACTGGGTAGGGAGAAGCAGGCAGCGAATTGGGTAGACAAGTATGTAGAACGAAAGGAATCGATTAAAAACAATATTCGAGCACGCTGGGGGCAGACGACCGCTTATTTTATACGAGTGAGACCGGACTATTATCGAGTTTATGGAAAATTGAATCAAACTGGCAGCCTTCTTTATGATGATCTTGGTTTTACGCTGCCTCGTGAATTTCCAGGCCTAGAGTGGGCTGTTGATATTCAACTGAAGGACTTAGTATTGTTTAATGCAGATCATATTTTTTTGATGGCGGATCCTACGCTAGAAGCAAGACAACGGCTACATATGCTGCTTCAGTCTGAGCAGTGGACCGCGTTAGACGCTGTCCGGAATAAATGTGTTCATAATGCCAATGATCTGTTGTTCAAAATATTAGGTCCGACGGGTAGAATGCGGGGAATGAATGACATAGCAGTACATTTGGGAGTTTAGAATGGTGAAATGATCCACCAGTATAAGCCGGAATAATCCATTGCGAATCAGCCTACACTTCTCTATCATTAGTGATAATGATTATTATTATTAAATAGAGAAGAGGAACAGAAACAAATGTTTAAGAACAGAATAGCACCCATGGTCTTTCTAGTCATTTTGCTGATAACAATGGCAGCTTGCGGAAAGAACAGTGTGAATCAGGAGCAGTCATCTGAACAAGAACCAGTTGTAGAAGTAGCAGGGGAAGCAACGCGAACGATTACTCATCTAAAAGGAGAAGCCATTGTTCCGACGAAGATTGATAGAATTGTTGTCCTATCAGCTGCCTATATTGATCATCTCCTCACGATTGGCGAGAAGCCTTATGGCGTAAACGTAGAGGTTCGGTATGGTGGAGATTATCTTGCTTATATGGCAAGCGAGCTTGAAGGTGTTCAGCTTGTAGGCTCAGCAGATAGCCCGAATCTTGAAGCTATTGCCCAGCTTGAGCCGGATGTCATTCTTATTGAGAGCCGGACGGCAGAAGAGACCTATGCACAACTGGAGAAGATTGCGCCCACAATTGTACTTGGGACAGAGTGGCTTGAATATGAAGATGATACAACGTATTGGACTCAGGATTTATTAAAGGTCGCTGAGCTTTACGACAAGGTAGAAATGGCAAAAGAAAAAATTGCTGAGCTGGAGCTGAAAACGGCGCAGGCGAGTGAGAAAATTAACGGCTTGGAAAATAATCAGCTCGCATATCTGAGGGTGAGAGAGAAGAATCTTCAAATTTATGCTGAAAAAGGCCACCCGACGAATACACTGCTGTATCATGATCTCGGTTTCTCGAAGACAGCACTTACTCCCGATGAGCAGCGAAGCGATCTATCTTTAGAAATAATTCCCGATTTAGATGCTGATTACGTCGTACTAGAGGTTGATCCGAATGGGCGCGATAATCTGAACAGCATAAACAAGAGTGTATTGTGGAGCAAGGTTCCCGCTGTACAGTCCAATATGGTTTATGAAACGGATTCCTACTGGTTATTTAAAGGCTGGGGTGTAATCGGTCGTGGACTGATTGTAGATGACGTTTTGAAAATGATTGAATAAACGAGCCGGCTCTTCATTTAGAAAGGGAAGGACTATGTCTGAATTTATAAATTCACAGAGCGCAGCGTCCTTTTTGGAAAATAACTTTCGTATCTCTTTTCGAGAGTCTGAGGATGAGCCTTATCCTTTTGCAGCTGCGGACCTGCTTGATTTATCTACAGGAGCATCTATTATCAATTTGCAAGCAGCACAATTGGGGAATCCCGATCAAAGAGTAGTGGGCACTTTATTCGCGAAGCGTTATTCTGTATTATTTATGGGACTGATTTCAGCAATTAGCTTATTTGATTTCCGACTAGCTTCTGCTCCCTCAGATGTACGTTTTCGGATGACAAATCAAGCGTCCATGGAATATCAAACAAAGCTTGAGCTTCCAAGTATAGTGTCTCAGTTGGATTCGAAAGAGCGCAGCGTTATAGTGGCGGAATACTTCTATCTTGTGCTGCAGCATACGGAGAATATCTTTGATGCAGTATCGGCCCTTACGGGAAGCAGTGTTAAAGTGATGTGGTCGTTGATTTCTCATAATCTTCAAAATTTTTATGCGCGCATGGAAAGCAATCGAAGTATTTGGGGGACGAAGGAACGCCTTCAGCTTATTATGGCTGATTGGGATATTCTAATGGCACCGAGGTGCGGCAATCCCCTAACCGCGAAGTTTCGAAGCTTTCCACATCCACTGCATCCTGAAAGTGCATACTATTTACGTCGATATTGCTGTTTAGCTTATCAGCTTAAAAACACTGGCACCAAGAGCGGTTATTGCGGTACTTGTCCAAAACTGAGCTTTGAGGAGCGGCTGGAGATACTCTCTGAGGAGAATGATGTCTAGCCAATCTATCTGCTCCCTCATATTTTAAACAATATAAGTCATGTATATCATAATGCCATTAACTTAACGGTATAGTCTAATAAAATTGCCCTCTTTAGGCATCATTCTAAAGGGGGCAATTTTTGTGTTTAATAGCTTTCTTAAGTTAATGATATTGTTGTATATCAAGGCTTTTATGGTTTTTCGTGCCCAGAGGCGCAACTTGGAACCACAGTGAAGAATCCTCCGGCGTATAGGGAACGGTATTGATAATTATACCCAGTCAACTGACCGACCATCGCAGCACTCATTAGAAAATGTCGCAGGTTGAGGATAAATACGGTAGCAATCATAGTGGAAGGAGGGCTCATGACGGCTAGCATAGTACAAAAAATAAACTGGGCTGCTCAGAAAACAATATCTATCTATTGTAATTGAGAATCATTATCATATATAATGGGTGGTAGTTTGTGATCGTTAAGCTGTCACGTTAGAAAGGAATGAAATGACTCAATGAAAATGAGTGATCACCTATTGCTATGGAACCAAGCCTCGATCAAAGTGATGGATGTGCGTCACACGATCATGGAGCCAGGTGAGGAGTTGCGCTCCTACCGCTTGCCGACAAGCGCATTTGTGTACGCCATTAGAGGCAGCGCAAAGGTATGGCTGGATGGGACGGCATTCATTGTGGATCGATTTCATGTTTTGCATGGCGGCAAGGGAATGTGCCTGGATATTGCCGCCCAGGATTTTTATGAATATTACATGATTTTTTATAAAGCATTTCTCGCTCTGCCTGCCCGCCAGCCGCTGCTCAAGCTGATGGAGACAGACAATCCGTTTCAACTCCAATACAGCTTTGTCCCGGAATATCCGATTCCTTTATATCACAGAGTGGAGCGGATGGAGCAGGAGTGGCTGCAGACGAGCATACTGGAGAAATTTCATATTAAAATATTATTCTATCAGTTTGTATATGAGCTTTTGAGCCAGATGAGCAGACAAGGAATTCAGGGCAAAAAGGTGGACCTAGTCTCGCAGGCCATTAGATATCTTCAGGAGAATTATGCGGATCGTGTCACCTTGGATGAGCTTGCCGAGCTTCTCGATTGCAGCGTGAGCTACCTGTCTAGAAAGTTCAAGCAGTCGGTGGGCAAGAGTCCAATCGATTATATGATTGCCGTTCGCATTGACAAGGCGAAGGAGCTGCTGCTGAATACGGATGCTACCCTGCAGGAAATTGCAGAGAGCGTTGGGTTCGCAGATGACAGCTATTTTAATCGGATGTTCAAAAAACAGGTAGGCATGTCGCTAGGGCAATATAAAGCAAGTGTTCAAAATAATCCTGCGGATCGTTCAAGATATGCAATTGTCCCACGCAAGCTCATACGTTATATTGGTAATGGTTATGAAAATCATTATCAATTAAAGAGAGTGGGTATATCTTCAATGTACAGAGGATCAAGAACACCAATGGCTGCATCATTATTGCTTTGTTTTGTTTTACTGTTAAGCGCTTGCTCGGCAGGCACGTCCAATACGAATTCAGCAAATGGCGGCTCAGCCCCTTCAAGCACGAATGTCTCAGCTACCGCTTTAACGGATGCAGCTTCTGCCGAAACTCCGAGAGTCGTTAAGCACGCGATGGGTGAAGCGACAATCACAGGCACCCCTGAACGTGTCGTTATTCTTACTAATGAAGGTACAGAGGCACTTCTTGCCGTAGGCGTTAAGCCGGTGGGAGCCGTTCAATCCTGGATTGGCGATCCCTGGTATGATCATATTAAGGATGAGATGCAGGATGTGACTGCAGTTGGAGATGAATTGCAACCGAATATTGAAATGATCGCCAGCCTGAAGCCGGATCTCATTATCGGCAATAAAGTCAGACAGGATAAAATATATGACCAGTTAATCCAAATCGCGCCAACCGTATTTGCGGAGGATTTGGGCGGAGATTGGAAAATCAATTTCAAGCTTTATATGGAAGCTATCAATAAGACCGAAGAGGGCGAAAAGGCGATGGCCGATTTTGACAAACGTGTTGCCGATGTGAAAGCAAAGATTGGCAGCAAGGCAGATACGAAAGTATCGGTGGCTCGCTTCTCGGCTTCTCAGGTTCGGATTTATCAGAAGCAGACGTTCTCAGGCGTACTCCTGAACGATCTTGGCTTCGCACGTCCGGAATCACAGGACAAGGATTCGTTTATTGAGGTCATGTCCAAAGAAACGATTCCTAGCATGGATGGGGATGTTTTGTTCTATTTTGTCACAGAGGCAGTCGGCAAGACGGATGCTGCCAAAGTGGTGGAAGAGTGGATGAATGATCCTTTATTCAAGAAATTAAATGTCGTGCAGAACAACAAGGTTGTGCAAGTCGATGAGGCGATTTGGAACACGGCAGGCGGCTACAAGGCGGCGAACTTGCTCCTTGATGAGATCGTTGCCTATTTTGACATCAAGTAATTTGGCATATAGATGAGAAAGCTGACGTCGTGATCATCAGACGTCAGCTTATTTATGTAAGGAGAGGAATGAATAAGCATGGCATTAGTGCTGCATAGCCGTAGGATGAAGCTGGCGGGGCTGCTCGCAGGTTTTCTTTTGCTGCTCGCGGGCATGCTCGCTAGTATCTTATACGGGATTCACACCTTTGGGGCAAAAGAATTATGGCTGGCTTATACGCAATTCGATGAATCGGATGCTCATATTATTATTACGAACACACGAGTACCTCGTGCGCTGATTGCAGCAGCAGTAGGAGGAAGTCTAGCTATGGCGGGAGCAATTATGCAGGTGCTGACAAAAAATCCATTGGCGTCGCCCTCGATTTTCGGCATTAATGCTGGTGCTGTCCTATTTATAGTCATTGCACTGGCCATACTTGGCTCTTCACTCACCATGAACGGTATGGTTTGGATTGCTCTGGCGGGCGCTGCCTTTACATCGCTGCTCGTATTTACACTGGGAATGCAAGGCAGAAGCGGATTTGAACCCATGAGGCTCACGCTGGCGGGTGCCTCCGTTGCGGCATTCGCTTCTTCTATTACTTCAGGCATTATGCTCGTGAATAAGCAGTCGCTTGAAGCTGCGTTGTTCTGGATGGTTGGTTCCGTGTCGGGCAGGCAAATCGATCATTTGCTCATTGTGCTGCCTTATCTCGTCATCGGTTGGGTTCTATCGTTCGGATTGGCAGGCTCACTCAATGTCATGGCTCTAGGTGACGACTCTGCTAAGAGTTTGGGACAGCGCATGATGCTCATACGTGCAGCGTCCGTTTTGGCTGTAGTATTTTTGGCAGGTAGCTCGGTGGCTACGGCTGGTCCCATCGCTTTCATCGGACTGATTGTACCTCATCTTTGCAGGTTTCTTGTCGGTAACGACTACCGCTGGCTGCTGCCCTATTGCGCTTTGAGCGGCGCGATTCTTCTCGTGTGTGCGGACCTCGTTTCGCGCTTCATTCTTATGCCTAAGGAAGTTCCGGTAGGTGTAGCAACGGCGCTGATTGGCGTTCCGTTTCTGATCCATGTGGCAAGAAGGAGGAACCATGCCTAACACCCGAATGAGAAAAACAGTTTTAACGCTGGTCATTCTTGGCTTGGCGACGTTGGCTCTGTCGATTCTTTGTTTGTCTATTGGGGGGACGAGTATTCCTGTTAAGGAAACGCTGCTGTCTCTCATGGGGAAGAATGAAGAAGGAAGCGACTTAATTATTATGCAGTTCCGTCTGCCGCGTATCCTTGCTGCAATCTTGATTGGAGCTGCCTTGGCGGTTGCAGGCGCCGTACTTCAAGGGGTCATACGGAACCCGTTGGCTTCCCCGGATCTGCTTGGCGTAACAGGAGGGGCTTCCGTGGCAGTTGTTGCTTTCATGACACTGTTCACCGGTTACAGTATTCACTGGGTACCTGCGATCGCTGTCGTTGGTGCTTTTCTTACGGCGGCCCTGAACTATGCTTTAGCTTGGAAAAATGGAATATCCCCTTTCAGGCTTGTACTGATTGGCATCGGGCTTTCTACGGCCATGGGTGCACTTACGATGTTTTTGCTTATCAGCGGCCCCGCCTATCTAGCTCCACAGGTGCTGAACTGGATGACGGGAAGTATTTACGGAACCAATTGGAAGTATATCGAAGTGTTGTGGCCGTGGATTGTGCTGTTCATCCCATTATCTATCCTTTATGCCAAAGAGCTGAATGTGCAATCGTTAGGGGAATCGGTAGCGGTCGGTCTGGGGAGCAGACTTCAGCTCAGCCGTTTGGTTTTGTTGTTCTATAGTGTTGCGCTTGCAGGAGCAGCGGTGGGCGTTGCCGGCATGATCTCGTTTATCGGGCTCTTAGCACCTCATATGGCTAGAAGGCTTGTCGGTCATTCGTACAAAATGGTCATTCCCGTGTCGGCTTTGCTGGGCGCTATGATATTGTTACTTGCTGATCTGGCAGGACGTATGCTCTTCCTACCGCTGGATATACCCGCGGGCGTCTTTACCGCCGGAATTGGTGCACCATTCTTTATGTATCTGCTGTTTAAACGCAAAGCTGTGGGATGATGTGTCTGCTGCAGCATGACTTCACTTGCGAAAAGGTCCGTTTTCTCGTCTTATATAGCTAGGCGAAATGAAAGAATACGTTACTGGGAGCAGCTAGTGGTGGTTAATGGACTGGGTGGGGTTAAGGCATACCAAAAACGCGGCTATCCTGTATGTTTACAGAATAGCCGCGTTTTTGGATGGGTGAGCGACTATGAAGGAATTCATGCTATTCGACCTTAATGATTTCATGAACGCGCTGCATGGTCTCATCAAAATGCAAGCCATCATGGTTCCAGACGATGACATCTGCATGCTGCAGATAGGAGCTGCTCAATTCGACCTGTTCTGCTTTTTTTATTCGGGCCGCTGTATCTTCTATCAAGCTTCCTCTGAGTGTAAGTCTTCTTGCAATGCTCTCAACATTAGCACCTATATACACGGCAATGGTATCACGGTATAGCTGTTTGATAGCGAGAACGCCGGCTAAATCCAACACAATATGAGCATTGCTATTTTGATTCAATACCTCTTCGATGCTGGATTTTAAAGTGCCATAATAATGCCCGTTATATTCGGTTGATTCGATAAAAGAGTTGTCATGAAGCCCCTG from Paenibacillus sp. FSL H8-0548 encodes the following:
- a CDS encoding AraC family transcriptional regulator produces the protein MHNANPTRLLEKLFFTSIRSYHYRCEAKPILIQRTLHTYALCSITSGKGILVINGAIFPAAKGDLFILQPDMIIEGKSNNDSPVQYSLILFTGVQLIKNDAGWMTKRPDFILKGKLGVSGQSPQIKGLIEQLLNRKASSLLPDRHSKRMILSDLLHEVMNIENSQTDNYTPVGMERTIAYMNEHYIQDIKIEQLAQMAGFSMNHFTRTFKQQMNMTPTEYLVKQRMAKAKQLLFSSKKAKEVAEQVGYKDEHYFSRVFKKAEGVPPTLYIKNKCHRIAALYYGLDDHLLTLGLRPVAALSYAERVSSSYPEIELSEYTQEGLALDSRKSNYDILLRTKPDIMITSDRLIQDEALNQIAPTAVLTHSNHYGTMLEHMAKILGREKQAANWVDKYVERKESIKNNIRARWGQTTAYFIRVRPDYYRVYGKLNQTGSLLYDDLGFTLPREFPGLEWAVDIQLKDLVLFNADHIFLMADPTLEARQRLHMLLQSEQWTALDAVRNKCVHNANDLLFKILGPTGRMRGMNDIAVHLGV
- a CDS encoding ABC transporter substrate-binding protein, whose translation is MFKNRIAPMVFLVILLITMAACGKNSVNQEQSSEQEPVVEVAGEATRTITHLKGEAIVPTKIDRIVVLSAAYIDHLLTIGEKPYGVNVEVRYGGDYLAYMASELEGVQLVGSADSPNLEAIAQLEPDVILIESRTAEETYAQLEKIAPTIVLGTEWLEYEDDTTYWTQDLLKVAELYDKVEMAKEKIAELELKTAQASEKINGLENNQLAYLRVREKNLQIYAEKGHPTNTLLYHDLGFSKTALTPDEQRSDLSLEIIPDLDADYVVLEVDPNGRDNLNSINKSVLWSKVPAVQSNMVYETDSYWLFKGWGVIGRGLIVDDVLKMIE
- a CDS encoding (2Fe-2S)-binding protein, translating into MSEFINSQSAASFLENNFRISFRESEDEPYPFAAADLLDLSTGASIINLQAAQLGNPDQRVVGTLFAKRYSVLFMGLISAISLFDFRLASAPSDVRFRMTNQASMEYQTKLELPSIVSQLDSKERSVIVAEYFYLVLQHTENIFDAVSALTGSSVKVMWSLISHNLQNFYARMESNRSIWGTKERLQLIMADWDILMAPRCGNPLTAKFRSFPHPLHPESAYYLRRYCCLAYQLKNTGTKSGYCGTCPKLSFEERLEILSEENDV
- a CDS encoding AzlC family ABC transporter permease, giving the protein MFCTMLAVMSPPSTMIATVFILNLRHFLMSAAMVGQLTGYNYQYRSLYAGGFFTVVPSCASGHEKP
- a CDS encoding AraC family transcriptional regulator — protein: MKMSDHLLLWNQASIKVMDVRHTIMEPGEELRSYRLPTSAFVYAIRGSAKVWLDGTAFIVDRFHVLHGGKGMCLDIAAQDFYEYYMIFYKAFLALPARQPLLKLMETDNPFQLQYSFVPEYPIPLYHRVERMEQEWLQTSILEKFHIKILFYQFVYELLSQMSRQGIQGKKVDLVSQAIRYLQENYADRVTLDELAELLDCSVSYLSRKFKQSVGKSPIDYMIAVRIDKAKELLLNTDATLQEIAESVGFADDSYFNRMFKKQVGMSLGQYKASVQNNPADRSRYAIVPRKLIRYIGNGYENHYQLKRVGISSMYRGSRTPMAASLLLCFVLLLSACSAGTSNTNSANGGSAPSSTNVSATALTDAASAETPRVVKHAMGEATITGTPERVVILTNEGTEALLAVGVKPVGAVQSWIGDPWYDHIKDEMQDVTAVGDELQPNIEMIASLKPDLIIGNKVRQDKIYDQLIQIAPTVFAEDLGGDWKINFKLYMEAINKTEEGEKAMADFDKRVADVKAKIGSKADTKVSVARFSASQVRIYQKQTFSGVLLNDLGFARPESQDKDSFIEVMSKETIPSMDGDVLFYFVTEAVGKTDAAKVVEEWMNDPLFKKLNVVQNNKVVQVDEAIWNTAGGYKAANLLLDEIVAYFDIK
- a CDS encoding iron ABC transporter permease, coding for MALVLHSRRMKLAGLLAGFLLLLAGMLASILYGIHTFGAKELWLAYTQFDESDAHIIITNTRVPRALIAAAVGGSLAMAGAIMQVLTKNPLASPSIFGINAGAVLFIVIALAILGSSLTMNGMVWIALAGAAFTSLLVFTLGMQGRSGFEPMRLTLAGASVAAFASSITSGIMLVNKQSLEAALFWMVGSVSGRQIDHLLIVLPYLVIGWVLSFGLAGSLNVMALGDDSAKSLGQRMMLIRAASVLAVVFLAGSSVATAGPIAFIGLIVPHLCRFLVGNDYRWLLPYCALSGAILLVCADLVSRFILMPKEVPVGVATALIGVPFLIHVARRRNHA
- a CDS encoding iron ABC transporter permease, whose product is MPNTRMRKTVLTLVILGLATLALSILCLSIGGTSIPVKETLLSLMGKNEEGSDLIIMQFRLPRILAAILIGAALAVAGAVLQGVIRNPLASPDLLGVTGGASVAVVAFMTLFTGYSIHWVPAIAVVGAFLTAALNYALAWKNGISPFRLVLIGIGLSTAMGALTMFLLISGPAYLAPQVLNWMTGSIYGTNWKYIEVLWPWIVLFIPLSILYAKELNVQSLGESVAVGLGSRLQLSRLVLLFYSVALAGAAVGVAGMISFIGLLAPHMARRLVGHSYKMVIPVSALLGAMILLLADLAGRMLFLPLDIPAGVFTAGIGAPFFMYLLFKRKAVG
- a CDS encoding guanylate kinase, which translates into the protein MGKVFVFYGPSASGKSEIQKELTKSGYPKIITATTRAPRPHEENGVHYIFMNIMQFKQGLHDNSFIESTEYNGHYYGTLKSSIEEVLNQNSNAHIVLDLAGVLAIKQLYRDTIAVYIGANVESIARRLTLRGSLIEDTAARIKKAEQVELSSSYLQHADVIVWNHDGLHFDETMQRVHEIIKVE